From Tachysurus fulvidraco isolate hzauxx_2018 chromosome 10, HZAU_PFXX_2.0, whole genome shotgun sequence, one genomic window encodes:
- the rbl2 gene encoding retinoblastoma-like protein 2 isoform X2, which translates to MNEEEEAVQKTRLSFEDLCRALNMDEEASNGAWRSYENISKNYTLEGSELHWLACALYVACRTSVPTVGKGTAEGNYVSLTRILRSSEQSLIEFFSKMQKWQDMANLPKEFRQSTEKLERNFTVTAVIFKKYVPIFRDIFKPPSDEPPRTHRSRKQKRHPCTVAELFQFCWVLFVHAKGNFPMISDDLVNSYHLLLCALDLVYSNSLLCSSRKDLLNPNFKGLSEDFSSKDYKPGSSSLCFIEQLCELHHGVVLDAKGVKEHFWKPFIKKLFERKILKGKEETLTGFLDPVHFGDSLASLNRAYEEHVLSSGALDERIFLGDGNKEDIGTPGLYLCEGTENQDRPPSILHKSLTASALKVSTPLTGRTYLQDSAFGTPVSTAMEGIARLHSLLSGLKHRPSLRLRDMLKACARNPSEAIASRLREMSEVFLQSYEAKGEENRGLARDIAVKYFCLAEALYYKTLEGIIDQEKRRLGDNDLSCILEQDMFHRSLIACCLEIVIFSYHPPGEFQWVLQTFDIPPYHFYKVIEVLVRAEEGLVREVVKHLNHVEEQVLESLAWKESSPLWESIKGAKNHVPSCQEVIPPQYLEDGSGNLHTPKTNEISANTAGSGKGVASSSTTLHERYSTPPTGTARRRLFVDSEMTSDPPASTRVSQPSLVSTIPPGQTVVTMATATVTANNGQTVTIPVQGIANENGGITFIPVQVSMTGQSGPGLQPLTAQALTGSLNTQQLTTTMPAGNAHTSPTASKQAKMSPQQGTPNRVQRTGSLCLFFRKVYHLASVRLRDLCVKLDISTDLRRKIWTCFEYSLVHCTELMMNRHLDQLLMCAIYVIAKVTKEDKSFQNIMKCYRSQPQASSSVYRTVLISGRKTDHSGNSDNNRQNSPSDGGPKQATSGNSSPVSMRSSSTLPVPQPSSASSTPTRTPGILPEQEEEEEQGDLICFYNQVYIKQIKLFALRYSSSSPKAGVETPPLCPYPSLRIGSPRRVLLSHNHSIYISPHKSDSPLTPRDKIFYYVSSSPSNRLREINSMLRTGETPTKKRSMALEEEQQSPAKRLCQENHSAFFRRLQDVANDRNNSH; encoded by the exons ATGAACGAGGAAGAAGAGGCTGTGCAGAAAACAAGGCTGTCGTTTGAAGATCTGTGCCGAGCTCTGAATATGGACGAGGAGGCGAGTAACGGGGCATGGAGGAGCTACGAAAATATCAGCAAAAACTACACTTTAGAG GGTAGTGAACTGCACTGGTTGGCCTGTGCTCTGTATGTGGCCTGTAGAACGTCTGTGCCCACTGTTGGTAAAGGCACAGCTGAAGGCAACTATGTGTCCCTCACACGGATTCTCCGCTCTTCAGAACAGAG TTTGATCGAGTTTTTCAGCAAAATGCAGAAATGGCAGGATATGGCTAACCTGCCAAAGGAATTCCGGCAAAGCACAGAAAAGCTGGAGAGGAACTTCACTGTGACAGCTGTCATTTTTAAGAAATACGTCCCCATATTTAGGGACATATTTAAACCCCCTTCTGATGAACCGCCcagaacacacagaagcaggAAACAAAA ACGACATCCCTGCACTGTGGCTGAGCTCTTCCAATTCTGCTGGGTCCTGTTCGTGCATGCAAAAG GAAACTTCCCTATGATCAGTGACGACCTTGTGAACTCTTATCACCTGTTGCTGTGTGCACTTGACCTGGTTTACTCCAACTCTCTGCTGTGCTCCAGCCGCAAAGATCTACTCAACCCCAACTTCAAAG gacTTTCAGAGGATTTTAGCAGTAAGGACTATAAGCCAGGCTCCAGCTCACTTTGCTTCATAGAGCAGTTGTGTGAACTGCATCATGGTGTGGTACTCGATGCTAAAGGGGTAAAGGAACACTTCTGGAAGCCCTTCATCAAGAAGCTCTTTGAACGCAAG ATTTTAAAGGGAAAGGAGGAGACGCTGACAGGATTCCTGGATCCTGTTCATTTTGGAGACAGTCT tgcttCTCTGAACCGGGCATATGAGGAGCATGTTCTGTCATCAGGTGCGCTAGATGAGAGGATATTTCTGGGTGACGGAAACAAAGAGGACATTGGTACACCAGGACTATATCTGTGTGAGGGGACAGAGAACCAGGACAGACCTCCCAGCATTCTGCACAAATCCCTCACT GCATCAGCTCTAAAAGTGTCGACTCCACTGACGGGGAGGACATACTTACAGGACAGTGCTTTTGGAACACCAGTGTCCACTGCAATGGAAGGCATCGCACGTCTGCACAGtctactgtcaggactcaaaCACAGGCCGAGCCTGAGACTGAGAGACATGCTGAA GGCCTGTGCAAGAAACCCCAGTGAAGCTATAGCATCCAGACTGAGAGAGATGTCCGAGGTGTTCCTTCAGAGCTATGAAGCCAAGGGAGAGGAAAACCGAGGCCTAGCAAGAG ATATTGCTGTGAAATACTTTTGCCTAGCTGAGGCACTGTATTATAAAACACTGGAGGGCATCATTGACCAGGAGAAGAGAAGACTGGGTGACAATGACCTCTCT TGTATTCTAGAGCAGGACATGTTCCACCGTTCACTCATAGCCTGTTGTCTAGAGATTGTCATCTTCTCCTATCATCCACCTGGTGAGTTCCAGTGGGTTCTACAGACCTTTGACATTCCACCTTACCACTTTTATAAG GTGATTGAGGTGCTGGTTCGGGCGGAAGAAGGTCTCGTCAGGGAGGTGGTGAAGCATCTGAACCATGTGGAGGAGCAGGTGCTGGAGAGCCTGGCCTGGAAAGAGAGTTCCCCACTCTGGGAGAGCATTAAAGGGGCCAAAAACCATGTGCCTTCCTGTCAGGAG GTCATTCCTCCTCAGTACCTGGAGGATGGATCTGGCAACCTTCACACCCCTAAAACTAATGAGATCAGTGCTAATACTGCAGGATCAGGAAAAG GAGTGGCCTCCTCTTCCACAACTCTCCATGAACGCTACAGTACCCCACCCACAGGTACAGCACGCAGGCGCCTCTTTGTGGATTCGGAGATGACCTCTGACCCTCCTGCATCAACGAGGGTCAGCCAGCCCTCATTGGTCAGCACTATACCACCAGGCCAGACTGTGGTCACTATGGCAACAGCTACTGTTACTGCTAACAATGGACAGACCGTTACAATACCTGTGCAAG GGATAGCCAATGAGAATGGGGGCATCACTTTTATCCCAGTGCAAGTGAGCATGACGGGACAGAGTGGTCCAGGACTACAGCCTCTTACCGCCCAGGCTCTGACTGGCTCACTGAACACCCAACAGCTGACGACCACCATGCCTGCTGGCAATGCTCACACCAGCCCTACAGCCAGCAAGCAGGCCAAGATGAGCCCTCAGCAGGGGACACCAAACAGAGTGCAGAGAACAGGCTCCCTCTGTCTGTTCTTCCGCAAG GTGTACCACCTGGCCAGCGTACGTCTCCGAGACCTGTGTGTGAAGCTGGACATCAGCACGGATCTGCGCAGGAAGATCTGGACCTGTTTTGAGTATTCACTGGTACACTGCACAGAGCTCATGATGAATCGCCACCTCGACCAGCTGCTCATGTGTGCCATCTATGTCATAGCTAAG GTGACTAAAGAGGATAAATCCTTCCAGAACATCATGAAGTGTTACAGATCTCAACCTCAGGCCAGCAGCAGT GTTTACAGGACTGTTCTGATATCAGGACGAAAGACAGACCACTCAGGCAACAGTGACAACAACAGACAGAACTCTCCATCCGATGGAGGGCCTAaacaag CAACGAGCGGAAACAGCAGTCCCGTGTCGATGCGCTCCAGTAGCACACTGCCTGTTCCTCAACCCAGCAGTGCTTCCTCTACACCCACTCGCACACCCGGCATATTGccagagcaggaggaggaggaggagcaggggGATCTCATTTGTTTCTACAACCAAGTCTACATCAAACAGATCAAACTGTTTGCACTGCGCTACTCCTCCAGCTCTCCTAAAGCAGGG GTAGAGACTCCACCTCTGTGCCCATATCCTTCACTCCGGATTGGTTCACCGCGCAGAGTTCTCCTTTCTCACAACCACTCCATCTACATCTCTCCTCATAAGTCTGACAGTCCACTGACCCCCAGAGACAAAATCTTCTATTATGTCAGCTCAAGTCCCTCAAAT CGACTGCGGGAGATTAACAGTATGCTCCGAACTGGAGAGACGCCCACTAAGAAGCGCAGCATGGCCCTGGAGGAGGAGCAGCAGTCTCCTGCTAAGAGACTGTGCCAGGAGAACCACAGCGCTTTCTTCCGCCGCCTGCAGGATGTCGCCAATGACCGCAATAACTCCCATTAA
- the rbl2 gene encoding retinoblastoma-like protein 2 isoform X3, translated as MISDDLVNSYHLLLCALDLVYSNSLLCSSRKDLLNPNFKGLSEDFSSKDYKPGSSSLCFIEQLCELHHGVVLDAKGVKEHFWKPFIKKLFERKILKGKEETLTGFLDPVHFGDSLASLNRAYEEHVLSSGALDERIFLGDGNKEDIGTPGLYLCEGTENQDRPPSILHKSLTASALKVSTPLTGRTYLQDSAFGTPVSTAMEGIARLHSLLSGLKHRPSLRLRDMLKACARNPSEAIASRLREMSEVFLQSYEAKGEENRGLARDIAVKYFCLAEALYYKTLEGIIDQEKRRLGDNDLSCILEQDMFHRSLIACCLEIVIFSYHPPGEFQWVLQTFDIPPYHFYKVIEVLVRAEEGLVREVVKHLNHVEEQVLESLAWKESSPLWESIKGAKNHVPSCQEVIPPQYLEDGSGNLHTPKTNEISANTAGSGKGVASSSTTLHERYSTPPTGTARRRLFVDSEMTSDPPASTRVSQPSLVSTIPPGQTVVTMATATVTANNGQTVTIPVQGIANENGGITFIPVQVSMTGQSGPGLQPLTAQALTGSLNTQQLTTTMPAGNAHTSPTASKQAKMSPQQGTPNRVQRTGSLCLFFRKVYHLASVRLRDLCVKLDISTDLRRKIWTCFEYSLVHCTELMMNRHLDQLLMCAIYVIAKVTKEDKSFQNIMKCYRSQPQASSSVYRTVLISGRKTDHSGNSDNNRQNSPSDGGPKQAATSGNSSPVSMRSSSTLPVPQPSSASSTPTRTPGILPEQEEEEEQGDLICFYNQVYIKQIKLFALRYSSSSPKAGVETPPLCPYPSLRIGSPRRVLLSHNHSIYISPHKSDSPLTPRDKIFYYVSSSPSNRLREINSMLRTGETPTKKRSMALEEEQQSPAKRLCQENHSAFFRRLQDVANDRNNSH; from the exons ATGATCAGTGACGACCTTGTGAACTCTTATCACCTGTTGCTGTGTGCACTTGACCTGGTTTACTCCAACTCTCTGCTGTGCTCCAGCCGCAAAGATCTACTCAACCCCAACTTCAAAG gacTTTCAGAGGATTTTAGCAGTAAGGACTATAAGCCAGGCTCCAGCTCACTTTGCTTCATAGAGCAGTTGTGTGAACTGCATCATGGTGTGGTACTCGATGCTAAAGGGGTAAAGGAACACTTCTGGAAGCCCTTCATCAAGAAGCTCTTTGAACGCAAG ATTTTAAAGGGAAAGGAGGAGACGCTGACAGGATTCCTGGATCCTGTTCATTTTGGAGACAGTCT tgcttCTCTGAACCGGGCATATGAGGAGCATGTTCTGTCATCAGGTGCGCTAGATGAGAGGATATTTCTGGGTGACGGAAACAAAGAGGACATTGGTACACCAGGACTATATCTGTGTGAGGGGACAGAGAACCAGGACAGACCTCCCAGCATTCTGCACAAATCCCTCACT GCATCAGCTCTAAAAGTGTCGACTCCACTGACGGGGAGGACATACTTACAGGACAGTGCTTTTGGAACACCAGTGTCCACTGCAATGGAAGGCATCGCACGTCTGCACAGtctactgtcaggactcaaaCACAGGCCGAGCCTGAGACTGAGAGACATGCTGAA GGCCTGTGCAAGAAACCCCAGTGAAGCTATAGCATCCAGACTGAGAGAGATGTCCGAGGTGTTCCTTCAGAGCTATGAAGCCAAGGGAGAGGAAAACCGAGGCCTAGCAAGAG ATATTGCTGTGAAATACTTTTGCCTAGCTGAGGCACTGTATTATAAAACACTGGAGGGCATCATTGACCAGGAGAAGAGAAGACTGGGTGACAATGACCTCTCT TGTATTCTAGAGCAGGACATGTTCCACCGTTCACTCATAGCCTGTTGTCTAGAGATTGTCATCTTCTCCTATCATCCACCTGGTGAGTTCCAGTGGGTTCTACAGACCTTTGACATTCCACCTTACCACTTTTATAAG GTGATTGAGGTGCTGGTTCGGGCGGAAGAAGGTCTCGTCAGGGAGGTGGTGAAGCATCTGAACCATGTGGAGGAGCAGGTGCTGGAGAGCCTGGCCTGGAAAGAGAGTTCCCCACTCTGGGAGAGCATTAAAGGGGCCAAAAACCATGTGCCTTCCTGTCAGGAG GTCATTCCTCCTCAGTACCTGGAGGATGGATCTGGCAACCTTCACACCCCTAAAACTAATGAGATCAGTGCTAATACTGCAGGATCAGGAAAAG GAGTGGCCTCCTCTTCCACAACTCTCCATGAACGCTACAGTACCCCACCCACAGGTACAGCACGCAGGCGCCTCTTTGTGGATTCGGAGATGACCTCTGACCCTCCTGCATCAACGAGGGTCAGCCAGCCCTCATTGGTCAGCACTATACCACCAGGCCAGACTGTGGTCACTATGGCAACAGCTACTGTTACTGCTAACAATGGACAGACCGTTACAATACCTGTGCAAG GGATAGCCAATGAGAATGGGGGCATCACTTTTATCCCAGTGCAAGTGAGCATGACGGGACAGAGTGGTCCAGGACTACAGCCTCTTACCGCCCAGGCTCTGACTGGCTCACTGAACACCCAACAGCTGACGACCACCATGCCTGCTGGCAATGCTCACACCAGCCCTACAGCCAGCAAGCAGGCCAAGATGAGCCCTCAGCAGGGGACACCAAACAGAGTGCAGAGAACAGGCTCCCTCTGTCTGTTCTTCCGCAAG GTGTACCACCTGGCCAGCGTACGTCTCCGAGACCTGTGTGTGAAGCTGGACATCAGCACGGATCTGCGCAGGAAGATCTGGACCTGTTTTGAGTATTCACTGGTACACTGCACAGAGCTCATGATGAATCGCCACCTCGACCAGCTGCTCATGTGTGCCATCTATGTCATAGCTAAG GTGACTAAAGAGGATAAATCCTTCCAGAACATCATGAAGTGTTACAGATCTCAACCTCAGGCCAGCAGCAGT GTTTACAGGACTGTTCTGATATCAGGACGAAAGACAGACCACTCAGGCAACAGTGACAACAACAGACAGAACTCTCCATCCGATGGAGGGCCTAaacaag CAGCAACGAGCGGAAACAGCAGTCCCGTGTCGATGCGCTCCAGTAGCACACTGCCTGTTCCTCAACCCAGCAGTGCTTCCTCTACACCCACTCGCACACCCGGCATATTGccagagcaggaggaggaggaggagcaggggGATCTCATTTGTTTCTACAACCAAGTCTACATCAAACAGATCAAACTGTTTGCACTGCGCTACTCCTCCAGCTCTCCTAAAGCAGGG GTAGAGACTCCACCTCTGTGCCCATATCCTTCACTCCGGATTGGTTCACCGCGCAGAGTTCTCCTTTCTCACAACCACTCCATCTACATCTCTCCTCATAAGTCTGACAGTCCACTGACCCCCAGAGACAAAATCTTCTATTATGTCAGCTCAAGTCCCTCAAAT CGACTGCGGGAGATTAACAGTATGCTCCGAACTGGAGAGACGCCCACTAAGAAGCGCAGCATGGCCCTGGAGGAGGAGCAGCAGTCTCCTGCTAAGAGACTGTGCCAGGAGAACCACAGCGCTTTCTTCCGCCGCCTGCAGGATGTCGCCAATGACCGCAATAACTCCCATTAA
- the rbl2 gene encoding retinoblastoma-like protein 2 isoform X1 — MNEEEEAVQKTRLSFEDLCRALNMDEEASNGAWRSYENISKNYTLEGSELHWLACALYVACRTSVPTVGKGTAEGNYVSLTRILRSSEQSLIEFFSKMQKWQDMANLPKEFRQSTEKLERNFTVTAVIFKKYVPIFRDIFKPPSDEPPRTHRSRKQKRHPCTVAELFQFCWVLFVHAKGNFPMISDDLVNSYHLLLCALDLVYSNSLLCSSRKDLLNPNFKGLSEDFSSKDYKPGSSSLCFIEQLCELHHGVVLDAKGVKEHFWKPFIKKLFERKILKGKEETLTGFLDPVHFGDSLASLNRAYEEHVLSSGALDERIFLGDGNKEDIGTPGLYLCEGTENQDRPPSILHKSLTASALKVSTPLTGRTYLQDSAFGTPVSTAMEGIARLHSLLSGLKHRPSLRLRDMLKACARNPSEAIASRLREMSEVFLQSYEAKGEENRGLARDIAVKYFCLAEALYYKTLEGIIDQEKRRLGDNDLSCILEQDMFHRSLIACCLEIVIFSYHPPGEFQWVLQTFDIPPYHFYKVIEVLVRAEEGLVREVVKHLNHVEEQVLESLAWKESSPLWESIKGAKNHVPSCQEVIPPQYLEDGSGNLHTPKTNEISANTAGSGKGVASSSTTLHERYSTPPTGTARRRLFVDSEMTSDPPASTRVSQPSLVSTIPPGQTVVTMATATVTANNGQTVTIPVQGIANENGGITFIPVQVSMTGQSGPGLQPLTAQALTGSLNTQQLTTTMPAGNAHTSPTASKQAKMSPQQGTPNRVQRTGSLCLFFRKVYHLASVRLRDLCVKLDISTDLRRKIWTCFEYSLVHCTELMMNRHLDQLLMCAIYVIAKVTKEDKSFQNIMKCYRSQPQASSSVYRTVLISGRKTDHSGNSDNNRQNSPSDGGPKQAATSGNSSPVSMRSSSTLPVPQPSSASSTPTRTPGILPEQEEEEEQGDLICFYNQVYIKQIKLFALRYSSSSPKAGVETPPLCPYPSLRIGSPRRVLLSHNHSIYISPHKSDSPLTPRDKIFYYVSSSPSNRLREINSMLRTGETPTKKRSMALEEEQQSPAKRLCQENHSAFFRRLQDVANDRNNSH, encoded by the exons ATGAACGAGGAAGAAGAGGCTGTGCAGAAAACAAGGCTGTCGTTTGAAGATCTGTGCCGAGCTCTGAATATGGACGAGGAGGCGAGTAACGGGGCATGGAGGAGCTACGAAAATATCAGCAAAAACTACACTTTAGAG GGTAGTGAACTGCACTGGTTGGCCTGTGCTCTGTATGTGGCCTGTAGAACGTCTGTGCCCACTGTTGGTAAAGGCACAGCTGAAGGCAACTATGTGTCCCTCACACGGATTCTCCGCTCTTCAGAACAGAG TTTGATCGAGTTTTTCAGCAAAATGCAGAAATGGCAGGATATGGCTAACCTGCCAAAGGAATTCCGGCAAAGCACAGAAAAGCTGGAGAGGAACTTCACTGTGACAGCTGTCATTTTTAAGAAATACGTCCCCATATTTAGGGACATATTTAAACCCCCTTCTGATGAACCGCCcagaacacacagaagcaggAAACAAAA ACGACATCCCTGCACTGTGGCTGAGCTCTTCCAATTCTGCTGGGTCCTGTTCGTGCATGCAAAAG GAAACTTCCCTATGATCAGTGACGACCTTGTGAACTCTTATCACCTGTTGCTGTGTGCACTTGACCTGGTTTACTCCAACTCTCTGCTGTGCTCCAGCCGCAAAGATCTACTCAACCCCAACTTCAAAG gacTTTCAGAGGATTTTAGCAGTAAGGACTATAAGCCAGGCTCCAGCTCACTTTGCTTCATAGAGCAGTTGTGTGAACTGCATCATGGTGTGGTACTCGATGCTAAAGGGGTAAAGGAACACTTCTGGAAGCCCTTCATCAAGAAGCTCTTTGAACGCAAG ATTTTAAAGGGAAAGGAGGAGACGCTGACAGGATTCCTGGATCCTGTTCATTTTGGAGACAGTCT tgcttCTCTGAACCGGGCATATGAGGAGCATGTTCTGTCATCAGGTGCGCTAGATGAGAGGATATTTCTGGGTGACGGAAACAAAGAGGACATTGGTACACCAGGACTATATCTGTGTGAGGGGACAGAGAACCAGGACAGACCTCCCAGCATTCTGCACAAATCCCTCACT GCATCAGCTCTAAAAGTGTCGACTCCACTGACGGGGAGGACATACTTACAGGACAGTGCTTTTGGAACACCAGTGTCCACTGCAATGGAAGGCATCGCACGTCTGCACAGtctactgtcaggactcaaaCACAGGCCGAGCCTGAGACTGAGAGACATGCTGAA GGCCTGTGCAAGAAACCCCAGTGAAGCTATAGCATCCAGACTGAGAGAGATGTCCGAGGTGTTCCTTCAGAGCTATGAAGCCAAGGGAGAGGAAAACCGAGGCCTAGCAAGAG ATATTGCTGTGAAATACTTTTGCCTAGCTGAGGCACTGTATTATAAAACACTGGAGGGCATCATTGACCAGGAGAAGAGAAGACTGGGTGACAATGACCTCTCT TGTATTCTAGAGCAGGACATGTTCCACCGTTCACTCATAGCCTGTTGTCTAGAGATTGTCATCTTCTCCTATCATCCACCTGGTGAGTTCCAGTGGGTTCTACAGACCTTTGACATTCCACCTTACCACTTTTATAAG GTGATTGAGGTGCTGGTTCGGGCGGAAGAAGGTCTCGTCAGGGAGGTGGTGAAGCATCTGAACCATGTGGAGGAGCAGGTGCTGGAGAGCCTGGCCTGGAAAGAGAGTTCCCCACTCTGGGAGAGCATTAAAGGGGCCAAAAACCATGTGCCTTCCTGTCAGGAG GTCATTCCTCCTCAGTACCTGGAGGATGGATCTGGCAACCTTCACACCCCTAAAACTAATGAGATCAGTGCTAATACTGCAGGATCAGGAAAAG GAGTGGCCTCCTCTTCCACAACTCTCCATGAACGCTACAGTACCCCACCCACAGGTACAGCACGCAGGCGCCTCTTTGTGGATTCGGAGATGACCTCTGACCCTCCTGCATCAACGAGGGTCAGCCAGCCCTCATTGGTCAGCACTATACCACCAGGCCAGACTGTGGTCACTATGGCAACAGCTACTGTTACTGCTAACAATGGACAGACCGTTACAATACCTGTGCAAG GGATAGCCAATGAGAATGGGGGCATCACTTTTATCCCAGTGCAAGTGAGCATGACGGGACAGAGTGGTCCAGGACTACAGCCTCTTACCGCCCAGGCTCTGACTGGCTCACTGAACACCCAACAGCTGACGACCACCATGCCTGCTGGCAATGCTCACACCAGCCCTACAGCCAGCAAGCAGGCCAAGATGAGCCCTCAGCAGGGGACACCAAACAGAGTGCAGAGAACAGGCTCCCTCTGTCTGTTCTTCCGCAAG GTGTACCACCTGGCCAGCGTACGTCTCCGAGACCTGTGTGTGAAGCTGGACATCAGCACGGATCTGCGCAGGAAGATCTGGACCTGTTTTGAGTATTCACTGGTACACTGCACAGAGCTCATGATGAATCGCCACCTCGACCAGCTGCTCATGTGTGCCATCTATGTCATAGCTAAG GTGACTAAAGAGGATAAATCCTTCCAGAACATCATGAAGTGTTACAGATCTCAACCTCAGGCCAGCAGCAGT GTTTACAGGACTGTTCTGATATCAGGACGAAAGACAGACCACTCAGGCAACAGTGACAACAACAGACAGAACTCTCCATCCGATGGAGGGCCTAaacaag CAGCAACGAGCGGAAACAGCAGTCCCGTGTCGATGCGCTCCAGTAGCACACTGCCTGTTCCTCAACCCAGCAGTGCTTCCTCTACACCCACTCGCACACCCGGCATATTGccagagcaggaggaggaggaggagcaggggGATCTCATTTGTTTCTACAACCAAGTCTACATCAAACAGATCAAACTGTTTGCACTGCGCTACTCCTCCAGCTCTCCTAAAGCAGGG GTAGAGACTCCACCTCTGTGCCCATATCCTTCACTCCGGATTGGTTCACCGCGCAGAGTTCTCCTTTCTCACAACCACTCCATCTACATCTCTCCTCATAAGTCTGACAGTCCACTGACCCCCAGAGACAAAATCTTCTATTATGTCAGCTCAAGTCCCTCAAAT CGACTGCGGGAGATTAACAGTATGCTCCGAACTGGAGAGACGCCCACTAAGAAGCGCAGCATGGCCCTGGAGGAGGAGCAGCAGTCTCCTGCTAAGAGACTGTGCCAGGAGAACCACAGCGCTTTCTTCCGCCGCCTGCAGGATGTCGCCAATGACCGCAATAACTCCCATTAA